The genomic segment CAGCGATAGATCAGCATGGTCTGGATGCTTTCAATAACGCTCCACGGGTCGCGGGGATGCCTATTATTTTTGATTTGCCGGCTGGAGTGATCACCTTTTTGGTGACTTGGCTTGTATATATTGGGATTAAAGAATCACAAAAAGCGAGTATGATCATGGTCATGATCAAGGTTGGGATTATACTGGCGGTCATCTTCGGAGGTATATTCTATGTAAAGCCTGAAAACTGGACCCCTTTCGCGCCCAACGGGCTACAGGGCGTACTCGGAAGTGTAGCAGCTGTATTTTTTGCATTTATAGGTTTTGATTCGATCTCGACGACGGCCGAGGAATGTAAAAATCCGCAGAAGGATCTACCTAAAGCCATGATTTATTGCTTGCTAATCTGTACAGTATTATATGTGGCCATTACGCTGGTGTTGACGGGGATGGTCAACTATACCGAACTCAATGTGAAAGACCCTCTGGCCTTTGTATTTAAATATGTGGGTTTTGACCACATGGCCGGCATTATATCGGTGACCTCTGTCATAGCCATTACCAGTGCTCTTTTGGTTTATCAGCTGGCACAGCCCCGTATTTGGATGACCATGAGCCGGGACGGTCTTCTTTGGAGGAAATTTGCAACCATCCACCCTAAATACAAGACACCTTCCTTTGCCACCATCGTGACAGGGCTGGTCGTAGCGATTCCATCGCTGTTTTTCAAAATGGATTTTTTTGTGGACCTGACAAGTGTAGGTACATTTTTCGCCTTTATCTTAGTTTGTGCAGGTGTCTTATATATGGATTACTCAGGCCTATCGGCTAAATCCAAATTTAAAGTTCCCTACGTGAATGGAAAGTATCTTGTCGGAGCAGGTCTACTGATAGCTGTTGTGTGCCTCTACCTCTACGGGAAAGACATCCTTGTCGAATGGGAGCGGCTATCCTGGGTAGAGATTGTGGAACACAAAATGCTCGTTATTATTTTTTGGCTGACTTGGCTTGTCTTGAGCGTATATAGCTTTAAGATGAATTTTTCACTTCTTCCGGTTATCGGTATATTGATCAATCTTTATTTAATGACTGAGTTAGGAGCAAGTAACTGGATAATTTTTGTGATCTGGCTGGTAATCGGACTAGGGGTGTATTTTATGTATGGTTATAAACATTCAAAACTCAATAAATCGGTTGTGATCTAACGATTGGACTTTTGGATCTGTTTTGATAAGCAAACGGGCTGCGCAATGATTGAGCAGCCCGTCTTATTATGTATACCATTTTATGGTTTAAAATCTCCACAAGAGGATCCGGCTTACTTTATTGCCCTGTTCCATACGGATGACTTCAGATTCTTTTACATTGATTTTCTTTAGTTTATGCAGTAAAAATCTGACATCTTCACGGTGTGCGACCAATGTTGAAAACCATTTCACCTGATCTTTATGAAATTGGCTTTCAAATATCATGCGCGTGAGAAATGCTTTCTCGCCTCCGTCGCACCAAAGTTCGCTGCCTTGTCCGGCAAATGTCTGTATGACTGGGCTGTCGCCTACCTTAGCATCTTTAATACCCGTTGTCTTGCGTATAGACTGTTGCAATGCTTCAGTTTGTGAGCTGAAAAAGGGTGGGTTGCAGATGACCATATCAAATTTTTCATCGGGAAGAATAATATCCTTGAAGATGGCTTTTGGATTATTCTGCAGCCGTATTTGTATGCTTTTTTTCAGGCTCATATTCGTCCGGGTAATTTCAATTGCGTTTTTGTAGGCTTTTTTAATGATTTCGGAGCCTACGAAACTCCATCCGTACTCTTGGTGGCCAATGATGGGATAGATACAGTTGGCGCCCACGCCGATATCCAGGATGCGTACTTTGCCGCCCTTTGGGATTTCGCCATTGTTGTCCCTGGCGAGAATGTCTGCGGCGTAGTGGATGTAATCAGCCCTGCCCGGAATGGGAGGACAAAGGTTTTCCTGAGGGATATCCCAGTGCTGAATGTTGTAGTACTTTTTTAAAAGAGCCTGATTTAAGGCTTTCACCGCTTCGGGATTATTAAAGTCGATTGTTTTTACTTTGTAAGCATTTAATGTAACAAAATCTTTTAAGGAAGGTTCGACTTTGCTGAGTTCGTCAAAGTTGTAGTTGTCGAGATGTCTATTTCGAGGGTGTAATTTCTTTTTGGGATTAGCGTCTGCCATTATGTTCTGTATTTGCAACAAAAGTAAAGCAATTCTGCCGAATAAAAAAGGTGATGCTGCAGCATCACCTTTTCATATACTAATCTTTGCGTATGAGATGGACTTCGGAGGTCTGTGGAAAATTTAACGGAACCCGTTCCACCGTTACAAAACTCGAGTCCAGGCCAAAGCCTTTTTCTTCTGAGAGACTCATTTTTTTGAGATAACCATAAATATCCATGATTACTTTTTCTATCCAGGTCAGCTGATTGGTCTTGGATAGCACCTTTTCCAGTACGACGAATTTAAAATCCCCCGGAATATTATGCTTGCGTAAAGTATTGTACTGACTGGTTATATCAATTTCGCCTTTTTTTACCATATCTTCTACTACTTTTCTAAAAAGGAGGCTGATACGCTGTTCTTCTCTGAAACCTAATTTAAAATCAATGCGTATCAGCTTTCCGGGGATCAGCTGATCAATGGAGTATTCTCTTGTATGCGGATGGTCCATCACATCAACGTGCACAAGCCAGTATACATCAGCACGCTTTGGTTTTTTGTTAATGATCGAATAGATAATTTTGGCTTCTATCTCAGACTTAAAGTTTGCACTGGTCAGGTATACCAAATGGGAGGCAAATGGAGGTACTGATTTGTCCTCACTTAATTCGGAGATAATGGGATAATATTTATTGATATTGATAAAATTGACGAATCGATTCTTGATTTTGCGTGCAGTATACCAGCAATACATGGTTCCGAAAAGAGCAATAGCAAGTAGCAAAGTCAGCCAGCCGCCGTGTGCAATCTTCACGCCGTTACCGACAAGGAAGGTGAGCTCGATGACAAAGTAGGCGAACAGGAATATGCCAATTAGTACGCGATTTACCTTTTTCATTGCTAAAAAATAGCCCATTAATATGGTTGTCATCAGCACTGTTAGGTTGATCGCCAGCCCATATGCCGCATCCATTTTGCTGGATTCCTCAAACACCCAAATGACAATCATACATCCTATCCAAAGGATCAAATTAATGGAAGGTACATATAATTGACCTTTATGTTCGCTTGGGTAACGGATAGCCACCTTCGGCCAAATGTTAAGCCGCACGGCTTCCGAAATCAAGGTATAGGATCCCGAAATCATGGCTTGGCTCGCGATGATGGCAGCTATGGTAGCGATGGCTATACCATATCCGATAAACCAGTCGGGCATAATCGAATAGAATGGATTGGCTCCGCCCAGTACACGGCCCTCTTGGGTCAGTAACCAGGCTCCCTGACCAAAATAATTTAAGATCAGCGTAATTTTAACATAGATCCAGCTGATGCGGATATTGGCTTTGCCACAGTGTCCCATATCCGAATACAAGGCCTCCGCCCCTGTGGTACAGAGGAATACTGCACCGATTAAAAGTAACGAGTGTGGATAAGTAATGAGAATATGAAACGCATAGTATGGATTGATAGCCTTCATGACTTCCGGTGCCAGATGGATATGGGATAAACCGAGAACGCCAATGATCGTAAACCAGATGGTCATCAGGGGGCCGAAAACTTTTCCGACCACGGAGGTACCAAATCGCTGGATAATAAAAAGTAAGGATATGATTGTGACCACAATAGGGACAGTGGGCAGCCCGGGAAACTTGATATCGAGACCTTCTATTGCAGACGAAATGGTGATGGCCGGCGTGATCATGCCATCGGCTAATAGTGTTGCTGCACCGATCATGGCTGGGAATATTAACCAGGGGGCCCGCTTGCGTACCAGAGAATAGAGGGAAAGAATCCCCCCTTCGCCTTTATTGTCAGCGCGCAAGGTGATCCAGACATATTTTACTGTTGTTTGTAAGGTCAGCGTCCAGAATACACAGGAGAGTCCGCCGAGGACAAGATCTTTGTGGATAGCACCTTGTCCCATGATTGCCTTGAAGACGTATAAGGGTGAAGTCCCAATATCTCCAAAGACGATTCCTAAGCTGATCAACAAGCCGGCAAAGCTAAGCTTGTTGATACTGTTGTGATGACTATTGTCTGTCATTATGTGTTATTTTGTTTCACAATATTGTGCAAAAATAAACTTTTTGCCTGTACTTTAATGTGGTACATTTTCTGCGCCAAATTTTAGCATTTCATTTGACATGCGCAATAGCTGTTAAAATTTGTTAAAAGAATCCATAGACCGCCGGTCTCACTGTAAAACTTTTAAACAAAATACTAACTTTGTTGTTGATAATTCAAATAGTTAGCGTTATATTTGATTAAACCGTAACCAGTATTTGAAGTCTAATTTAACACTATGGGGAGAAATCTACTTAAAGCAGCTTATTTAACACTTTTGACCGCACTGACATGGTGCAGTGGGGTGGTTCATGTGTATGCCAAATCTCCTTATGGCCCTACTTTTTCGAAGCAGATCTGGGTGGAAAGTGAGGCATTTGGTGACAATAACAGCAAGGATAATGAGAAGGTCATTAATAATGTGAAGGTATTCTATAATCCTATCGCCGAACAAATTAGTTTGTCTTTTAAATTAGCGAAGTCTTCTAGTGTTTCTATTAAAGTGATGGATGCAT from the Sphingobacterium thalpophilum genome contains:
- a CDS encoding KUP/HAK/KT family potassium transporter, which gives rise to MTDNSHHNSINKLSFAGLLISLGIVFGDIGTSPLYVFKAIMGQGAIHKDLVLGGLSCVFWTLTLQTTVKYVWITLRADNKGEGGILSLYSLVRKRAPWLIFPAMIGAATLLADGMITPAITISSAIEGLDIKFPGLPTVPIVVTIISLLFIIQRFGTSVVGKVFGPLMTIWFTIIGVLGLSHIHLAPEVMKAINPYYAFHILITYPHSLLLIGAVFLCTTGAEALYSDMGHCGKANIRISWIYVKITLILNYFGQGAWLLTQEGRVLGGANPFYSIMPDWFIGYGIAIATIAAIIASQAMISGSYTLISEAVRLNIWPKVAIRYPSEHKGQLYVPSINLILWIGCMIVIWVFEESSKMDAAYGLAINLTVLMTTILMGYFLAMKKVNRVLIGIFLFAYFVIELTFLVGNGVKIAHGGWLTLLLAIALFGTMYCWYTARKIKNRFVNFININKYYPIISELSEDKSVPPFASHLVYLTSANFKSEIEAKIIYSIINKKPKRADVYWLVHVDVMDHPHTREYSIDQLIPGKLIRIDFKLGFREEQRISLLFRKVVEDMVKKGEIDITSQYNTLRKHNIPGDFKFVVLEKVLSKTNQLTWIEKVIMDIYGYLKKMSLSEEKGFGLDSSFVTVERVPLNFPQTSEVHLIRKD
- a CDS encoding amino acid permease, whose translation is MSHRLFRKKSVDQILHDTQKEGGTGLAKVLGVTDLVSLGIAAIVGAGIFSTIGLASYEGGPAVSLLFIFTAFACVFTALAYAQFASTVPVSGSAYTYAYVAFGELFAWIIGWALVLEYAVSNTVIAISWSQYFVSMLEGFGIHIPAWLSMAPGYAFDAVDKLNQHGMASLTAIDQHGLDAFNNAPRVAGMPIIFDLPAGVITFLVTWLVYIGIKESQKASMIMVMIKVGIILAVIFGGIFYVKPENWTPFAPNGLQGVLGSVAAVFFAFIGFDSISTTAEECKNPQKDLPKAMIYCLLICTVLYVAITLVLTGMVNYTELNVKDPLAFVFKYVGFDHMAGIISVTSVIAITSALLVYQLAQPRIWMTMSRDGLLWRKFATIHPKYKTPSFATIVTGLVVAIPSLFFKMDFFVDLTSVGTFFAFILVCAGVLYMDYSGLSAKSKFKVPYVNGKYLVGAGLLIAVVCLYLYGKDILVEWERLSWVEIVEHKMLVIIFWLTWLVLSVYSFKMNFSLLPVIGILINLYLMTELGASNWIIFVIWLVIGLGVYFMYGYKHSKLNKSVVI
- a CDS encoding T9SS type A sorting domain-containing protein, with product MGRNLLKAAYLTLLTALTWCSGVVHVYAKSPYGPTFSKQIWVESEAFGDNNSKDNEKVINNVKVFYNPIAEQISLSFKLAKSSSVSIKVMDALGNEILQLLNGNLDAGVQNLSFEHGGKLTTGFYFVRVVAGSETVVKRFSVR
- the rlmF gene encoding 23S rRNA (adenine(1618)-N(6))-methyltransferase RlmF translates to MADANPKKKLHPRNRHLDNYNFDELSKVEPSLKDFVTLNAYKVKTIDFNNPEAVKALNQALLKKYYNIQHWDIPQENLCPPIPGRADYIHYAADILARDNNGEIPKGGKVRILDIGVGANCIYPIIGHQEYGWSFVGSEIIKKAYKNAIEITRTNMSLKKSIQIRLQNNPKAIFKDIILPDEKFDMVICNPPFFSSQTEALQQSIRKTTGIKDAKVGDSPVIQTFAGQGSELWCDGGEKAFLTRMIFESQFHKDQVKWFSTLVAHREDVRFLLHKLKKINVKESEVIRMEQGNKVSRILLWRF